From a single Miscanthus floridulus cultivar M001 chromosome 8, ASM1932011v1, whole genome shotgun sequence genomic region:
- the LOC136474273 gene encoding uncharacterized protein isoform X2 produces MGNNETCKKSHESEKLDIGRREEEDKASYSPELEEGEFRKDEPFGLENLIHKGMVVSVQKLCSSTKGRVSTWQSTSPERGSHQGDTSMKSQLVNVIQSTCHKIYSEKHSQSYSPSSPIRSKERHEKRMSNCFSYHDYHQVLKKIEKVCSERLDNQLLHQSKDRKEFNTLIKEEEWKFFKKHACSYRVHYERVIPTTSYHRMKLPKLFFSILLKVFRKYMRSQLIKFVRRQINDRNKEKRIRERWIFEATAGYLKKTFDGTSMTCSGFEMEKSECHVHAYSEGEQELKFLDMQSLTTEIEAIASSKELEETVTDKDSDIFQPEPIIENLQSPIETNGGAEDGLSVDATEALVDSMSSHSNNAPTEFSEKVGMQVAVSSPPQNEGGNVERSCSRFVTDKTLVLSKAVAADLGNEPPVRKKQRCMNPDDDALEGSCSGSQRNLPHESDSNIHETALHDEEEPQAERLPSANVNQMEQADVAANKEVSNGAISSFGQVTEQHNITATSATLVQPSTQLQLYDLTCQNFAHPCQESGVNTCSISTGLDNHGTLNIQQQSANQTSSMVEHMPENGLQSDPVTNGCRQLLMSSNHTSPPVRVTEQQIATSPPVQVTEQQNASNSSLLTPHVRQQYGPQTCHTVAHQDQPVGRNSFPAQAWLDSPRSSNVQQQSNNQTTTGSTSGQYMLESGTQSDPLAIEMSRLLLMHDLMTKKHISKRQKIILECEKELAECKRKFDEKFHNLEMETLQKKKDIAILEDKISKQQMLGETFQVLHKASAGVASGSQRGSNIRFSGWCCGTIKGVARDSHKTSIV; encoded by the exons ATGGGTAACAATGAAACCTGCAAGAAATCACATGAAAGTGAGAAACTTGATATAGGCAggagagaagaagaagataaaGCATCATACAGCCCTGAACTAGAAGAAGGTGAGTTTAGGAAGGATGAGCCATTTGGATTAGAAAACCTTATCCACAAGGGTATGGTTGTAAGTGTTCAAAAGTTGTGTTCATCCACCAAGGGGAGGGTCAGTACATGGCAATCAACTTCACCTGAAAGAGGTTCCCATCAAGGAGACACTTCAATGAAGAGTCAACTTGTTAATGTGATTCAATCAACTTGTCATAAAATATATTCTGAGAAACACAGCCAGAGCTATTCTCCATCTTCCCCTATTAGGTCAAAAGAAAGGCATGAGAAACGGATGAGCAACTGCTTTAGTTACCATGATTATCATCAAGTTCTGAAAAAGATCGAGAAAGTTTGTTCAGAAAGGCTTGATAACCAATTGTTACATCAGAGTAAAGACCGCAAGGAATTCAATACTTTAATAAAGGAAGAGGAGTGGAAATTCTTCAAAAAACATGCTTGCTCTTATAGAGTTCACTATGAGCGTGTCATACCAACAACAAGCTATCACAGGATGAAGCTACCAAAGCTATTTTTCAGCATTTTGCTTAAGGTTTTCCGTAAATATATGCGGTCTCAGCTTATAAAATTTGTGAGAAGACAAATAAATGATAGGAACAAAGAGAAGAGAATAAGAGAACGCTGGATATTTGAGGCTACAGCTGGCTACCTTAAGAAAACGTTTGATGGAACTTCCATGACATGTTCTGGATTCGAGATGGAGAAATCAGAGTGTCATGTGCATGCTTATTCTGAAGGCGAACAAGAGCTCAAATTTTTGGACATGCAATCTCTAACTACTGAAATTGAAGCAATTGCTTCTAGTAAAGAACTTGAAGAAACCGTTACAGATAAGGACAGTGATATTTTTCAGCCAGAGCCAATTATAGAAAACTTACAATCACCAATAGAGACAAATGGAGGTGCAGAGGATGGGTTATCTGTTGATGCAACTGAAGCCTTAGTAGATAGTATGTCTTCACATTCCAATAATGCACCCACTGAGTTCAGTGAAAAAGTTGGGATGCAAGTTGCTGTCTCCTCACCACCACAAAATGAGGGGGGAAATGTGGAGAGATCCTGTTCTCGGTTTGTCACTGATAAAACATTGGTACTTTCTAAGGCAGTGGCAGCTGATTTAGGAAATGAGCCTCCAGTTAGAAAGAAGCAAAGGTGCATGAATCCTGACGACGATGCATTAGAAGGCTCTTGTTCTGGGTCCCAGAGAAATTTGCCACATGAGTCTGACTCTAATATTCATGAAACAGCATTGCACGATGAG GAGGAACCTCAAGCTGAAAGGCTGCCTTCAGCTAATGTGAATCAAATGGAACAGGCTGATGTTGCAGCTAATAAGGAAGTATCTAATGGTGCAATATCTTCCTTTGGCCAAGTCACTGAACAGCATAACATCACTGCAACTTCAGCAACATTAGTCCAACCGTCAACACAACTGCAACTTTATGATCTAACTTGTCAAAATTTTGCTCATCCGTGTCAAGAATCTGGTGTGAATACTTGTTCAATAAGCACTGGATTAGACAACCATGGGACATTAAATATTCAGCAGCAATCAGCCAACCAGACAAGCTCCATGGTTGAGCATATGCCTGAAAATGGACTCCAGTCAGATCCAGTTACCAATGGGTGTAGACAATTGCTTATGTCTAGTAATCACACCTCTCCACCTGTTCGAGTTACCGAGCAGCAAATTGCCACCTCTCCACCTGTCCAAGTTACCGAGCAGCAAAATGCCTCTAATTCATCCTTATTAACTCCACATGTAAGACAACAATATGGTCCCCAGACTTGTCATACTGTTGCTCATCAGGATCAACCAGTTGGCAGGAATAGTTTTCCAGCACAAGCTTGGTTAGACAGCCCTAGATCATCAAATGTTCAGCAGCAGTCAAACAACCAGACAACAACAGGCTCCACTTCTGGACAATATATGCTTGAAAGTGGTACTCAATCAGATCCATTAGCAATTGAAATGAGTCGGCTGCTTCTGATGCATGATCTGATGACCAAGAAACATATATCTAAG AGGCAAAAAATTATCTTGGAGTGTGAAAAGGAGCTGGCTGAATGCAAAAGGAAGTTTGACGAGAAGTTCCATAATTTAGAGATGGAAACACTGCAGAAAAAGAAGGATATTGCGATCCTCGAGGACAAAATATCTAAGCAACAGATGTTAGGGGAGACATTCCAGGTTCTACACAAGGCCTCTGCTGGAGTTGCTTCGGGCAGTCAGAGAG GATCCAATATTCGCTTCTCTGGTTGGTGCTGCGGCACCATCAAAGGCGTTGCAAGGGATTCTCACAAGACCTCAATAGTCTGA
- the LOC136474273 gene encoding uncharacterized protein isoform X1, whose translation MGNNETCKKSHESEKLDIGRREEEDKASYSPELEEGEFRKDEPFGLENLIHKGMVVSVQKLCSSTKGRVSTWQSTSPERGSHQGDTSMKSQLVNVIQSTCHKIYSEKHSQSYSPSSPIRSKERHEKRMSNCFSYHDYHQVLKKIEKVCSERLDNQLLHQSKDRKEFNTLIKEEEWKFFKKHACSYRVHYERVIPTTSYHRMKLPKLFFSILLKVFRKYMRSQLIKFVRRQINDRNKEKRIRERWIFEATAGYLKKTFDGTSMTCSGFEMEKSECHVHAYSEGEQELKFLDMQSLTTEIEAIASSKELEETVTDKDSDIFQPEPIIENLQSPIETNGGAEDGLSVDATEALVDSMSSHSNNAPTEFSEKVGMQVAVSSPPQNEGGNVERSCSRFVTDKTLVLSKAVAADLGNEPPVRKKQRCMNPDDDALEGSCSGSQRNLPHESDSNIHETALHDEEEPQAERLPSANVNQMEQADVAANKEVSNGAISSFGQVTEQHNITATSATLVQPSTQLQLYDLTCQNFAHPCQESGVNTCSISTGLDNHGTLNIQQQSANQTSSMVEHMPENGLQSDPVTNGCRQLLMSSNHTSPPVRVTEQQIATSPPVQVTEQQNASNSSLLTPHVRQQYGPQTCHTVAHQDQPVGRNSFPAQAWLDSPRSSNVQQQSNNQTTTGSTSGQYMLESGTQSDPLAIEMSRLLLMHDLMTKKHISKRQKIILECEKELAECKRKFDEKFHNLEMETLQKKKDIAILEDKISKQQMLGETFQVLHKASAGVASGSQRGAPRRTTTEANQQSWQHGLRFPASATMYQSPQPATQPSTNNFLRQPFMTIPQAVTNTLGGSAANITYAPSGVMGTGIPYHALPLPPDLQAFVNQMPRSRGAAARQLQL comes from the exons ATGGGTAACAATGAAACCTGCAAGAAATCACATGAAAGTGAGAAACTTGATATAGGCAggagagaagaagaagataaaGCATCATACAGCCCTGAACTAGAAGAAGGTGAGTTTAGGAAGGATGAGCCATTTGGATTAGAAAACCTTATCCACAAGGGTATGGTTGTAAGTGTTCAAAAGTTGTGTTCATCCACCAAGGGGAGGGTCAGTACATGGCAATCAACTTCACCTGAAAGAGGTTCCCATCAAGGAGACACTTCAATGAAGAGTCAACTTGTTAATGTGATTCAATCAACTTGTCATAAAATATATTCTGAGAAACACAGCCAGAGCTATTCTCCATCTTCCCCTATTAGGTCAAAAGAAAGGCATGAGAAACGGATGAGCAACTGCTTTAGTTACCATGATTATCATCAAGTTCTGAAAAAGATCGAGAAAGTTTGTTCAGAAAGGCTTGATAACCAATTGTTACATCAGAGTAAAGACCGCAAGGAATTCAATACTTTAATAAAGGAAGAGGAGTGGAAATTCTTCAAAAAACATGCTTGCTCTTATAGAGTTCACTATGAGCGTGTCATACCAACAACAAGCTATCACAGGATGAAGCTACCAAAGCTATTTTTCAGCATTTTGCTTAAGGTTTTCCGTAAATATATGCGGTCTCAGCTTATAAAATTTGTGAGAAGACAAATAAATGATAGGAACAAAGAGAAGAGAATAAGAGAACGCTGGATATTTGAGGCTACAGCTGGCTACCTTAAGAAAACGTTTGATGGAACTTCCATGACATGTTCTGGATTCGAGATGGAGAAATCAGAGTGTCATGTGCATGCTTATTCTGAAGGCGAACAAGAGCTCAAATTTTTGGACATGCAATCTCTAACTACTGAAATTGAAGCAATTGCTTCTAGTAAAGAACTTGAAGAAACCGTTACAGATAAGGACAGTGATATTTTTCAGCCAGAGCCAATTATAGAAAACTTACAATCACCAATAGAGACAAATGGAGGTGCAGAGGATGGGTTATCTGTTGATGCAACTGAAGCCTTAGTAGATAGTATGTCTTCACATTCCAATAATGCACCCACTGAGTTCAGTGAAAAAGTTGGGATGCAAGTTGCTGTCTCCTCACCACCACAAAATGAGGGGGGAAATGTGGAGAGATCCTGTTCTCGGTTTGTCACTGATAAAACATTGGTACTTTCTAAGGCAGTGGCAGCTGATTTAGGAAATGAGCCTCCAGTTAGAAAGAAGCAAAGGTGCATGAATCCTGACGACGATGCATTAGAAGGCTCTTGTTCTGGGTCCCAGAGAAATTTGCCACATGAGTCTGACTCTAATATTCATGAAACAGCATTGCACGATGAG GAGGAACCTCAAGCTGAAAGGCTGCCTTCAGCTAATGTGAATCAAATGGAACAGGCTGATGTTGCAGCTAATAAGGAAGTATCTAATGGTGCAATATCTTCCTTTGGCCAAGTCACTGAACAGCATAACATCACTGCAACTTCAGCAACATTAGTCCAACCGTCAACACAACTGCAACTTTATGATCTAACTTGTCAAAATTTTGCTCATCCGTGTCAAGAATCTGGTGTGAATACTTGTTCAATAAGCACTGGATTAGACAACCATGGGACATTAAATATTCAGCAGCAATCAGCCAACCAGACAAGCTCCATGGTTGAGCATATGCCTGAAAATGGACTCCAGTCAGATCCAGTTACCAATGGGTGTAGACAATTGCTTATGTCTAGTAATCACACCTCTCCACCTGTTCGAGTTACCGAGCAGCAAATTGCCACCTCTCCACCTGTCCAAGTTACCGAGCAGCAAAATGCCTCTAATTCATCCTTATTAACTCCACATGTAAGACAACAATATGGTCCCCAGACTTGTCATACTGTTGCTCATCAGGATCAACCAGTTGGCAGGAATAGTTTTCCAGCACAAGCTTGGTTAGACAGCCCTAGATCATCAAATGTTCAGCAGCAGTCAAACAACCAGACAACAACAGGCTCCACTTCTGGACAATATATGCTTGAAAGTGGTACTCAATCAGATCCATTAGCAATTGAAATGAGTCGGCTGCTTCTGATGCATGATCTGATGACCAAGAAACATATATCTAAG AGGCAAAAAATTATCTTGGAGTGTGAAAAGGAGCTGGCTGAATGCAAAAGGAAGTTTGACGAGAAGTTCCATAATTTAGAGATGGAAACACTGCAGAAAAAGAAGGATATTGCGATCCTCGAGGACAAAATATCTAAGCAACAGATGTTAGGGGAGACATTCCAGGTTCTACACAAGGCCTCTGCTGGAGTTGCTTCGGGCAGTCAGAGAG GTGCTCCCAGGAGAACTACGACAGAGGCAAATCAACAATCATGGCAGCATGGTTTGCGGTTTCCTGCATCAGCAACCATGTACCAGTCACCACAACCTGCTACGCAACCATCCACAAACAACTTCCTTAGACAGCCTTTTATGACCATCCCACAGGCTGTAACTAACACTTTGGGCGGATCCGCCGCTAACATAACGTATGCTCCAAGTGGTGTCATGGGCACTGGAATTCCATACCATGCACTTCCGCTTCCGCCGGATCTCCAAGCCTTTGTAAATCAGATGCCACGTTCCCGTGGTGCTGCTGCAAGGCAGCTGCAGCTATG